The genomic window GGTATAAAAACTACCTTGCCAAAATGTTCCACCACTACAAACCGATCGCCTTCTTTCATTTTTAGTTTTTCTCTGGCTTCTTTTGGTATGACCACCTGACCCCTCGGACCGAGGTTGACGGTCCCGCAGATAGTCCCGAACGGATTGCTTGATTTCATATAAAAAACAACATTTAAGATAAGTATGAATTATCTTACTAATCATACTACCTGTCAAGAGGGTTGTCAATGGGCTTAGAGTTTTTCCCAATCCTGGGCCTGGGCCAGATATTTATCCTTTATTTCGGCAAAATATTTTTTGGCCGCTTTGTAATCATTGGGAAGCACGCCGTCTAAAATCGCTTCTTCAATCGCGGTTTTAATCTTGCCGACCGTGGGCCCGGGTTTTAGTCCGGATAATTTCATAATTTCATCGCCTCTAAGCGGTGACTGGAAGGCGCGTAATTTGTCTTTTTCAATGACCTCGGCAATTCTTTTTTCCAAACGGTCGTAATTGTGCAGGCGTTTTTCCTTTTTGAGCGGATTGCCGGTGGTAATATCACTGCGGCCTAAGATCAATAAATCATCAAGTTCGTCGCCCAAGCTGACAATCAGCCGGCGCACCGCGCTGTCGGTTATCCCCTCGTCCATCAAACTGATCGGCTGTTGATGCCATCTGATCAGTTTGGCCAGATAATCCGTATCGTTTTTGGAAAAACGCAAACGCTGGCCGATTTTATAGACCAATTTTTTGCCGACATGCTCGTGCTGATAAAAAGTCCAGCCGATTTTGGCAACAAATTCTTTGGTTTGCGGCTTGCCGATGTCATGCAAAAGCCCGGCCAATCTTAACATTGTTTTATCGGATCTTTCGGCGATATTATCAACCACCTTAAAGGTGTGCACCAAATTATTTTTATGCTGGTGGCCAAAAATTTCTTCCACTCCATCTAATTTTACAACTTCCGGCAAAACAAAATCCAATAAATGCGTTTGAAACATCATACTTAAGCCGATTGAAGGCAAGGGACAAGCGAGCAGTTTAAACAATTCTTCGGCAATCCGCTCGGCCGAAATTATTTTTAATCTTTCCTTATTTTCATATATTGACTTGAGGGTCTTGGGATCAATCGCGAATTGCAATTGGCTGGCAAACCGCACCGCGCGCATCATCCGCAAAGGATCATCGCTGAAGGTTTTATCCGGCGAGAGCGGCGTGCGCAAAATTTTGTTTTTTATATCATTTTGCCCGTCAAACAGATCAATGATTTCTTTTTTTACGACGGTCAGGGTCGGCGGTTTCGCGCCCGCAAATACAGAAACCGGCACGGCCATGGCATTAACCGTAAAATCGCGCCTGGACAAATCATCCGCCAAGGTGGCTGTCTCAACTTTCGGCTTTCTGGATTTGGCATCATATTTTTCGCTTCTGGCTCCGGCAAATTCCAAAACTATTTGTTCTTCGCCTTCGCCGATGACATACCTGGCCGTATCAAAATCCGGAAATTCAACCAAACTCCCCGCTTCCTTCATGGCTTTGTCAAAGTCCTTGGCAAAAGCCAAACCGCTCCCTGCCACCACAAAGTCAATATCCTTTTTTTCATTTTTGCCCAGCAAGAAATCACGCACAAATCCGCCCACAATATATATCGGGGTTTTATTCTTTTTGGAGACAGTGTTGATTTTTTTTAATATCGCCGAAATTGACATAGCCCGTTTAAATCTTTTTATCGCGCCCCATTCTGTTTTTGGCAACCTCTTCCGTCACCCAGCCCTCTTTGAGCAAATCTTTAATTGAGTTTTCCATTGTGACCATGCCTTCCTTGGCTCCGGTCTGAATGGCTGATTTTATCTGATTGATTTCATTGCCGCGGATCAAATTGGCTATGGCCGGATTATTTATCAAGATTTCTCTGGCCGGCACTCTGCCCCCGTCTTTTGACGGCAAAAGCTGTTGGGCGACCACGGCGCGCAACACCGAAGATAATTGGATCAAAACTTGTTTTTGTTTTGAGCCCTCAAAAACATCAACAATACGTTCAACCGCTTCGGCCGCGCTCGGGGTGT from Patescibacteria group bacterium includes these protein-coding regions:
- a CDS encoding AbrB/MazE/SpoVT family DNA-binding domain-containing protein; amino-acid sequence: MKSSNPFGTICGTVNLGPRGQVVIPKEAREKLKMKEGDRFVVVEHFGKVVFIPEKEMRKIINQITKHLK
- a CDS encoding HD domain-containing protein, which translates into the protein MSISAILKKINTVSKKNKTPIYIVGGFVRDFLLGKNEKKDIDFVVAGSGLAFAKDFDKAMKEAGSLVEFPDFDTARYVIGEGEEQIVLEFAGARSEKYDAKSRKPKVETATLADDLSRRDFTVNAMAVPVSVFAGAKPPTLTVVKKEIIDLFDGQNDIKNKILRTPLSPDKTFSDDPLRMMRAVRFASQLQFAIDPKTLKSIYENKERLKIISAERIAEELFKLLACPLPSIGLSMMFQTHLLDFVLPEVVKLDGVEEIFGHQHKNNLVHTFKVVDNIAERSDKTMLRLAGLLHDIGKPQTKEFVAKIGWTFYQHEHVGKKLVYKIGQRLRFSKNDTDYLAKLIRWHQQPISLMDEGITDSAVRRLIVSLGDELDDLLILGRSDITTGNPLKKEKRLHNYDRLEKRIAEVIEKDKLRAFQSPLRGDEIMKLSGLKPGPTVGKIKTAIEEAILDGVLPNDYKAAKKYFAEIKDKYLAQAQDWEKL